From the genome of Natrinema marinum:
GAGATCGAACTCATCGAGCGCGACCTCGAGGCCGACTCGCTGTTCCCCTTCTGACCGCCCGCCGGTCGCGACCGACGGTCTCCGTCGGTCCGATCGCAGTCGGTCGAGTGCGAGGCACGTTGTGCTCTCGAGCCCTATAGTTCCGGAATCGGCACGACGACGACCGGGCGAGTCGTCGCCTCGAGGAGAGACTGCGCGGTCGAGCCGAGCCCGCGCGTCGCGTCCGGATCGCCGCTGTGGGCCCCGATGACGAGTTCGTCGGCGTCGGCGTCGGCCGCAGCGTCCCGGAGCTCGTCGGTCGGCGTCCCCTCGCGGACTTCGGTCTCGACGTCGCCGACGGTCGCGAGCCTGACGGGGGCCACGTTCAGCGCCTCCTC
Proteins encoded in this window:
- a CDS encoding universal stress protein, which gives rise to MDYLAGTDSVHTTAAICDYLDSRATADDTVTVVAVAAPDDPTARRDCEEALNVAPVRLATVGDVETEVREGTPTDELRDAAADADADELVIGAHSGDPDATRGLGSTAQSLLEATTRPVVVVPIPEL